A DNA window from Flavobacterium sp. contains the following coding sequences:
- a CDS encoding glycosyltransferase: MLITLFYFFIAIVFIQLFYYLGIFGKFAFAKPQDVTPKNIPVSVIVCAKNEEENVKKFIPLLAEQNYPDFEIVLIDDASSDETLEVFEEFESKYPNIRLVKVENNEAFWGNKKYALTLGIKAAKKDYLLFTDADCYPTSKEWITTMVSQFSTEKTIVLGYGGYEKIERSLLNKIIRFETVLTAVQYFSWAKAGLPYMGVGRNLAYKKEEFFNVNGFIDHIQVRSGDDDLFINQAANKLNTTISYSPESFTYSKPKESFKDWFTQKRRHVSTAQYYKFFDKFQLGVFFLSQLFFFLSVIILLAFQFQWITVVAILATRYTVVWTVIGFSAGKLKENDIKIWFPILEIMLIIAQINIFITNIFSKPVYWK; the protein is encoded by the coding sequence ATGCTTATAACTTTATTTTACTTCTTTATTGCTATTGTTTTTATCCAGCTTTTCTATTATTTAGGGATTTTTGGAAAATTTGCTTTTGCTAAACCTCAAGACGTTACACCAAAAAATATTCCGGTTTCAGTAATTGTCTGCGCAAAAAATGAAGAAGAAAATGTAAAGAAATTTATTCCGTTATTGGCAGAACAAAATTACCCTGATTTTGAGATTGTTTTAATTGATGATGCTTCCAGCGATGAAACACTTGAAGTTTTTGAAGAATTTGAAAGCAAATACCCTAACATCCGATTGGTTAAAGTTGAAAACAATGAAGCTTTCTGGGGAAATAAAAAATACGCTTTAACTTTAGGTATTAAAGCCGCTAAAAAAGATTATTTACTGTTTACAGATGCTGATTGTTATCCAACTTCAAAAGAATGGATTACGACAATGGTTTCTCAATTTAGCACAGAAAAAACAATTGTGTTAGGTTATGGAGGTTATGAAAAAATAGAAAGATCTTTATTGAATAAGATCATTCGTTTTGAAACTGTTTTAACAGCTGTACAATATTTCTCCTGGGCAAAAGCCGGACTTCCATACATGGGAGTTGGAAGAAACTTAGCTTACAAAAAAGAAGAGTTTTTTAATGTAAATGGTTTTATCGATCATATTCAGGTACGTTCTGGTGATGACGATTTATTTATAAATCAGGCTGCAAACAAATTAAACACAACGATATCTTACAGCCCGGAAAGTTTTACTTATTCAAAACCTAAAGAATCTTTTAAAGACTGGTTTACTCAAAAAAGAAGACACGTTTCTACAGCTCAATATTATAAGTTTTTTGACAAATTTCAACTAGGAGTTTTCTTCTTATCACAATTATTTTTCTTTTTATCAGTTATTATTCTTCTGGCATTTCAATTTCAATGGATTACAGTTGTAGCTATTTTAGCAACACGTTATACAGTTGTTTGGACCGTAATTGGATTTTCTGCCGGAAAACTGAAAGAAAATGATATTAAAATTTGGTTTCCAATATTAGAAATTATGCTTATTATAGCACAAATTAATATCTTTATCACTAATATTTTTTCAAAACCTGTATATTGGAAATAA
- a CDS encoding sigma-70 family RNA polymerase sigma factor: MEINSKIEKAKKGDQVAFTFLLDYFWNEVYSFMLKRTENETTAEDITIETFSKAFDKIASYNPEFQFNTWLIAIAKNVYIDLLRKKKTNLFIEITDTEDQQAYNIPDTTPSAEDALIKEQNLSRLLACIKELKPHYQEVIQLRYFQEMSYQEIAIKINEPLSSVKVKLLRAKKLLAEIINRNR; the protein is encoded by the coding sequence TTGGAAATAAATTCTAAAATAGAAAAAGCTAAAAAAGGTGACCAGGTCGCCTTTACTTTTTTATTAGATTATTTCTGGAATGAAGTTTACAGCTTTATGCTTAAACGCACAGAAAATGAAACTACTGCCGAAGATATTACTATTGAAACTTTCTCTAAGGCTTTTGATAAAATAGCTTCTTATAATCCGGAATTTCAATTTAATACCTGGCTTATTGCGATTGCAAAAAATGTCTACATTGATTTATTACGAAAAAAGAAAACCAATCTTTTTATAGAAATCACAGACACAGAAGACCAGCAGGCATATAATATTCCCGACACTACTCCATCTGCAGAAGATGCATTAATTAAAGAGCAAAACCTCTCTCGTTTGCTTGCATGCATCAAAGAATTAAAACCTCACTACCAGGAAGTAATTCAGTTAAGATACTTTCAGGAAATGTCTTATCAGGAAATTGCTATTAAAATTAACGAGCCTTTAAGCAGCGTTAAAGTAAAATTACTACGAGCTAAAAAATTATTAGCAGAAATCATCAACCGTAATAGATAA